From one Rubrobacter xylanophilus genomic stretch:
- a CDS encoding circularly permuted type 2 ATP-grasp protein produces MRFERKLPGANEVFMPDGTPRPVYVQLLEELEATGADRWQRRLEKARSLLLEEQRSFGILEGDRTHPTDWFPRIVSASDWERLERGIAQRMRALNAFLLRLEAGKEEVVPEEVLKSSILYDPDTPNRFGPVPVRQVAFDVVAVEDGSGGWEYVVIEENAKMPVGLAPMTRRRAMSERLFFPETYRKLGVRGLDGWLGRLGEALRAASPKGREATLAVVSGGPGDQFYLDHHIYASEMGALLAEPRELRVDGEGYLVHLPSGRRVDVVYERVDEDRLYAEVPGLLRCHLEGKVHVLFAPNSEVVDDKGVYPFVPEMVRRYLGEEPVLKNARTWSLAVAEDRRYVMENFGRLVVKSRGGYGGKEVMIGPEETEEGVERFRRMVESNPVEYVAQPPLEFSTHVLCGVEGGEFVLRDSYADYRVLALAPDPQDPEVVEVVPGALARVAAPGRRITNISSGGKMKDTWVPGR; encoded by the coding sequence GTGAGGTTCGAGCGGAAACTGCCGGGGGCGAACGAGGTCTTCATGCCCGACGGCACGCCGCGCCCGGTCTACGTTCAGCTGCTGGAGGAGCTCGAGGCGACAGGAGCCGACCGCTGGCAGAGGAGGCTCGAGAAGGCCCGCTCCCTGCTGCTCGAGGAGCAGCGCTCCTTCGGCATCCTGGAGGGCGACAGGACCCACCCCACCGACTGGTTCCCCAGGATCGTCTCGGCCTCCGACTGGGAGCGCCTGGAGCGCGGCATCGCCCAGCGGATGCGGGCGCTGAACGCGTTTTTGCTGCGGCTGGAGGCCGGGAAGGAGGAGGTCGTTCCAGAGGAGGTGCTCAAGAGCAGCATCCTCTACGACCCCGACACCCCCAACCGCTTCGGGCCGGTCCCGGTGCGGCAGGTGGCCTTCGACGTGGTCGCCGTGGAGGACGGAAGCGGCGGCTGGGAGTACGTGGTCATCGAGGAGAACGCCAAGATGCCCGTCGGGCTCGCCCCCATGACCCGCCGGCGGGCGATGAGCGAGAGGCTTTTCTTTCCTGAGACCTACCGGAAGCTCGGGGTACGGGGGCTCGACGGGTGGCTCGGGCGGCTCGGGGAGGCCCTGCGGGCGGCCTCGCCCAAGGGGCGGGAGGCCACGCTGGCCGTCGTGAGCGGCGGACCCGGGGATCAGTTCTACCTGGACCATCACATCTACGCCAGCGAGATGGGGGCTCTGCTCGCCGAGCCCCGGGAGCTGAGGGTGGACGGGGAGGGTTACCTGGTGCACCTTCCCTCGGGACGCAGGGTGGACGTGGTCTACGAGCGGGTGGACGAGGACCGGCTCTACGCCGAGGTGCCGGGTCTCCTGCGGTGCCACTTGGAGGGCAAGGTGCACGTGCTCTTCGCCCCCAACTCCGAGGTGGTGGACGACAAGGGCGTCTACCCCTTCGTCCCGGAGATGGTGCGCCGCTACCTGGGGGAGGAGCCGGTCCTCAAGAACGCCCGCACCTGGTCGCTCGCCGTCGCGGAGGACCGCCGCTACGTCATGGAGAACTTCGGGCGCCTGGTGGTCAAGAGCCGGGGCGGCTACGGCGGCAAGGAGGTCATGATCGGGCCGGAGGAGACAGAGGAGGGCGTGGAGCGGTTCCGCCGGATGGTGGAGAGCAACCCGGTCGAGTACGTCGCCCAGCCCCCCCTGGAGTTCTCAACCCACGTGCTGTGCGGCGTGGAGGGCGGGGAATTCGTGCTGCGCGACTCGTATGCGGACTACAGGGTCCTCGCGCTCGCCCCCGATCCGCAAGACCCGGAGGTGGTAGAGGTCGTCCCCGGGGCCCTCGCCCGGGTGGCGGCGCCGGGGCGCAGGATCACCAACATCTCCAGCGGGGGCAAGATGAAGGACACCTGGGTGCCAGGGCGTTGA
- a CDS encoding DUF1385 domain-containing protein, producing MAAGASKERLTFGGMARWDGLDLYGPNFMSVAYRRDGEIHVRVEPSRLRPPRSPAVQHLVRLPVVRSLFFWGRLVLQVVGSVWTLVFFAATLGALWLLVSLLEVGQDASGGLLGALLGLMAEFPILPVLALFFAAMRFTPVGRYHGAEHKAVAAYERYGEVTLEKARASSRIHPRCGTNILLYIILAALADPFIGWWGYSVVQFVLISEAWFVLGQSRPSIAVGNFLQRYFTTTEPRREELEVAVESLRQLLRAEEERAGKEAARVPA from the coding sequence TTGGCAGCCGGAGCGAGCAAGGAGCGCCTGACCTTCGGGGGGATGGCTCGCTGGGACGGGCTGGACCTCTACGGCCCCAACTTCATGAGCGTCGCCTACCGGAGGGACGGTGAGATCCACGTCCGGGTCGAACCCTCGCGGCTGCGCCCGCCGCGGAGCCCCGCGGTGCAACACCTGGTGCGGCTGCCGGTCGTCCGCTCGCTCTTTTTCTGGGGCAGGCTCGTGCTGCAGGTGGTGGGCTCGGTGTGGACCCTGGTCTTCTTCGCCGCCACGCTCGGGGCGCTGTGGCTCCTGGTGAGCCTGCTGGAGGTGGGCCAGGACGCCTCCGGCGGGCTTCTCGGTGCGCTCCTCGGGCTTATGGCCGAGTTTCCCATCCTGCCCGTGCTCGCGCTCTTCTTCGCCGCGATGCGCTTCACCCCCGTGGGACGCTACCACGGCGCGGAACACAAGGCTGTGGCCGCCTACGAGCGCTACGGGGAGGTGACGCTGGAGAAGGCGCGGGCGAGCAGCAGGATCCACCCCCGCTGCGGAACCAACATCCTCCTCTACATCATCCTCGCCGCCCTCGCCGACCCGTTCATCGGGTGGTGGGGCTACTCCGTAGTGCAGTTCGTCCTGATCTCCGAGGCCTGGTTCGTCCTCGGCCAGAGCCGGCCCTCCATAGCGGTGGGCAACTTCCTGCAGCGCTACTTCACGACCACCGAGCCCCGGCGGGAAGAACTGGAGGTGGCGGTAGAGTCGCTTCGGCAACTGCTCAGGGCCGAAGAAGAGCGCGCCGGGAAGGAGGCGGCGCGGGTGCCGGCCTAA
- a CDS encoding DUF7544 domain-containing protein codes for MSYGDLIRDAFRTVWRNRFLWFFGFFVAGSGFSFNVPGGPPGGLPDSPRWSGENLVLLVAAAVLLALVLLLVYLVLGIISAGGLAWSVAAMERGERPGFSSTFRAGVGNFWRVLGQALLLLLIGVGLALLVFVVVGGPFALLFVLTESVGARVIFGVLLGLLGVVLLVALYVPYAVVGQFALRELVVGRRGVVEAIGGAFGLFRRNAGRSILVWLINLALSIGVGIAAAVGFVLLGLVLFLPAIALGAAGYEAAAIAAGVAAGIVLLPLLLVVTGAIGAFFHAYWTLAYLRISGEAGG; via the coding sequence TTGAGCTACGGGGATCTCATCCGGGACGCCTTTCGCACCGTATGGCGCAACCGGTTTCTGTGGTTCTTCGGCTTCTTCGTGGCCGGGAGCGGCTTCTCGTTCAACGTTCCGGGCGGGCCTCCGGGAGGTCTGCCGGACTCGCCGCGGTGGTCCGGGGAGAACCTGGTCCTCCTGGTGGCCGCGGCGGTGCTGCTCGCGCTGGTGCTGCTGCTGGTCTACCTCGTGCTCGGCATCATCTCCGCCGGGGGGCTCGCCTGGAGCGTCGCCGCCATGGAGCGTGGTGAGCGGCCGGGCTTCTCCTCCACCTTCCGGGCCGGGGTGGGGAACTTCTGGAGGGTGCTCGGACAGGCGCTCCTGCTGCTGCTCATCGGGGTGGGGCTCGCGCTGCTGGTGTTCGTGGTGGTGGGGGGGCCCTTCGCCCTGCTGTTCGTGCTGACCGAGTCCGTGGGGGCCCGGGTGATCTTCGGGGTGCTGCTGGGGCTGCTAGGGGTCGTGCTGCTGGTGGCGCTCTACGTGCCCTACGCGGTGGTGGGACAGTTCGCGCTGCGGGAGCTCGTCGTGGGCCGCCGGGGGGTGGTGGAGGCCATCGGCGGGGCCTTCGGGCTCTTCCGGCGCAACGCGGGCCGGAGCATCCTGGTCTGGCTCATAAACCTCGCCCTCTCCATCGGCGTGGGGATCGCCGCCGCCGTCGGGTTCGTCCTTCTGGGGCTGGTGCTGTTCCTGCCCGCCATAGCCCTAGGGGCCGCAGGATACGAGGCTGCGGCGATCGCCGCGGGGGTGGCCGCCGGGATCGTCCTGTTGCCGCTGCTGCTGGTGGTGACCGGGGCTATCGGGGCCTTCTTCCACGCCTACTGGACGCTGGCCTACCTGCGGATCTCCGGGGAGGCCGGGGGTTAG
- the accB gene encoding acetyl-CoA carboxylase biotin carboxyl carrier protein: MQEVNERDRREAAAGSLPLEEVGWLVELLRSSGVGEISVRRGELEISVKALPEARTVAAAGAPPPASAPSPAPEGEEKEKESGLHEVRSPLVGTFYRAPAPDEEPYVEVGDTVRSGQTLCIVEAMKLMNEIPADVSGEVVEILVQDGQGVEYDQPLFLIRPEG, from the coding sequence ATGCAAGAGGTGAACGAGAGGGACAGACGGGAAGCGGCCGCCGGCTCCCTGCCCCTGGAGGAGGTGGGGTGGCTGGTGGAGCTGCTGCGCAGTAGCGGAGTAGGGGAGATAAGCGTCCGGCGTGGGGAGCTCGAGATCTCTGTGAAGGCCCTGCCGGAGGCCCGTACCGTGGCGGCCGCCGGAGCCCCGCCGCCCGCGTCGGCACCTTCCCCGGCCCCCGAGGGGGAGGAGAAGGAGAAGGAGAGCGGGCTCCACGAGGTGCGCTCCCCCTTGGTCGGCACCTTCTACCGGGCACCCGCCCCTGATGAGGAGCCGTACGTGGAGGTGGGGGACACGGTGAGGTCCGGGCAGACCCTGTGCATCGTCGAGGCCATGAAGCTCATGAACGAGATCCCCGCCGACGTCTCCGGCGAGGTGGTCGAGATACTGGTCCAGGACGGCCAGGGCGTGGAGTACGATCAGCCCCTCTTCCTCATCCGGCCCGAAGGGTAG
- the accC gene encoding acetyl-CoA carboxylase biotin carboxylase subunit: MVGKVLVANRGEIALRVIRACRELGIRSVAIYSTADRESLHRMLADEAVCIGPPQAAGSYLNIPAIISAAELTGADAVHPGYGFLAENARFAEICERVGLTFIGPSSGVIARMGDKAAARRAAEEAGVPITPGSDGLCSGVEEVKRVGAEVGYPLVIKASAGGGGKGMRVVRSEEEVEAAFADAGREAGASFGDGSLYVERYLDPLRHVEVQVLADTHGNVVAFPERDCSVQRRYQKLIEESPAPGLPERVRDDLLSAARDLAASLGYVGAGTVEFIYSEGEFYFIEMNTRLQVEHPVTETVCGVDLVAEQIKVASGEELELPESAFSPQGHAIEFRINAEDPRRNFMPQAGPVEFYNPPGGPGVRVDSHLYAGYRVPPHYDSLLAKLIVHGESREAAIRRGVRALDEFAVSGIETTLPLHLAILEDGEFRRGGVPTRFLEERRLASEGGMLRLLRAGAPSSL, encoded by the coding sequence ATGGTCGGGAAGGTTCTGGTCGCCAACCGGGGGGAGATAGCCCTCCGCGTCATCCGGGCCTGCCGGGAGCTTGGGATCCGCAGCGTCGCGATCTACTCCACGGCCGACCGCGAGTCGCTGCACCGGATGCTGGCCGACGAGGCGGTCTGCATCGGCCCCCCGCAGGCCGCCGGCAGCTACCTCAACATCCCGGCCATAATCTCCGCCGCCGAGCTCACCGGGGCCGACGCCGTGCACCCCGGCTACGGCTTTCTGGCCGAGAACGCCCGCTTCGCGGAGATCTGCGAGCGGGTCGGCCTCACCTTCATCGGTCCATCCTCCGGGGTCATCGCGCGCATGGGGGACAAGGCCGCCGCCCGCCGGGCCGCCGAGGAGGCCGGGGTCCCGATCACCCCCGGCTCGGACGGGCTGTGCTCCGGGGTCGAGGAGGTCAAGCGGGTGGGGGCTGAGGTCGGCTACCCGCTGGTCATCAAGGCCAGCGCCGGCGGCGGGGGTAAGGGGATGCGGGTGGTCCGCTCGGAGGAGGAGGTCGAGGCCGCCTTCGCGGACGCGGGTCGGGAGGCCGGGGCGAGCTTCGGCGACGGCTCCCTGTACGTGGAGCGCTACCTGGATCCGCTGCGCCACGTCGAGGTGCAGGTTCTCGCCGACACCCACGGGAACGTGGTCGCCTTCCCGGAGCGGGACTGCTCCGTGCAGCGCCGCTACCAGAAGCTCATAGAGGAGTCGCCGGCGCCGGGGCTGCCGGAGCGCGTGAGGGACGACCTGCTCTCCGCGGCGCGGGATCTCGCCGCCTCGCTGGGGTACGTGGGCGCGGGGACGGTGGAGTTCATCTACAGCGAGGGCGAGTTCTACTTCATCGAGATGAACACCCGGCTGCAGGTGGAGCATCCGGTCACCGAGACGGTGTGCGGGGTGGACCTCGTCGCCGAGCAGATAAAGGTCGCCTCCGGGGAGGAGCTGGAGCTGCCGGAGTCCGCCTTCTCCCCGCAGGGGCACGCCATCGAGTTCAGGATCAACGCCGAGGACCCGCGGCGCAACTTCATGCCCCAGGCCGGCCCCGTGGAGTTCTACAACCCGCCGGGCGGCCCCGGGGTCCGGGTGGACTCCCACCTGTACGCGGGCTACAGGGTACCCCCGCACTACGACTCGCTGCTGGCCAAGCTGATCGTCCACGGCGAGAGCCGGGAGGCAGCCATCCGGCGCGGGGTGCGGGCCCTGGACGAGTTCGCCGTCTCCGGGATAGAGACCACCCTCCCGCTGCACCTGGCGATCCTGGAGGACGGGGAGTTCCGCCGGGGCGGGGTTCCCACCCGGTTTCTGGAGGAGCGGCGCCTCGCGAGCGAGGGCGGGATGCTCCGGCTGCTGCGGGCCGGGGCGCCCTCCTCGCTCTGA
- the mutL gene encoding DNA mismatch repair endonuclease MutL: MGIRILDPKVAQQVAAGEVVDRPASVVKELVENSLDAGASRIEVELKEGGTARILVRDDGSGMDPEDARLCVLRHATSKIRSVEDLEAVSTLGFRGEALPSIASVSAFQLVTSTGEGPGTRVAVDGGSEARLSPATHPRGTTVLVDRIFYNVPARRAFLKGPRTERAAIVELLTHMAVAHPEVSFRVVEGGREYLSLPTATDLLERLAQIHGVARARALRRVEYEAGAFRVEGYAALPSLTESSRAHQTVAVNGRWVRGENLHRGLDDAYRATVPAGRYPPVALRISVDPRRVDVNVHPTKQLVRFSDERAAREAVAAAVRSAIEWRPPSPASAPPRPVVRGFVQERLSPPQRVAESRPAYAAPPPRDLRAVREEISRASRPLPEPPPAAPEELPGRGALPDLNELRVIGQLGAGYILLEDPEALWIVDQHVAHERAILDRLRDAGSPAPVQSLLVPEVVELSPAEAELAAESLEELAVYGFEAEPFGPRSVRITAALSTLAEGGDVAGAFKDALAAISGTEPGHRREDRILATIACHSAVKMGERLSLQEMESLVSDWLTSRLPATCPHGRSICYRMSLAEIGRKMDRR; encoded by the coding sequence ATGGGCATAAGGATACTCGACCCTAAAGTAGCCCAGCAGGTGGCCGCCGGAGAGGTGGTGGACCGCCCGGCCTCCGTGGTGAAGGAGCTGGTGGAGAACTCTCTGGACGCCGGGGCCTCGCGCATCGAGGTGGAGCTGAAGGAGGGCGGGACCGCCAGGATACTCGTCCGGGACGACGGTTCGGGGATGGACCCCGAGGACGCCCGGCTGTGCGTCCTGCGCCACGCGACGAGCAAGATCCGCTCGGTGGAGGACCTGGAGGCGGTGAGCACGCTGGGCTTCCGGGGGGAGGCGCTGCCCTCCATAGCCAGCGTCTCGGCCTTCCAGCTCGTCACCTCGACCGGAGAGGGGCCGGGCACCCGGGTGGCGGTGGACGGGGGATCCGAGGCTCGCCTCTCCCCCGCCACCCATCCCCGGGGTACGACGGTCCTGGTGGACCGCATCTTCTACAACGTCCCGGCGCGCCGGGCCTTCCTGAAGGGACCGCGGACGGAGAGGGCCGCGATCGTCGAGCTCCTCACCCACATGGCCGTCGCCCACCCGGAGGTCTCCTTCCGGGTCGTGGAGGGAGGCCGGGAGTACCTTTCGCTACCCACCGCGACGGACCTGCTGGAGCGGCTGGCCCAGATCCACGGGGTCGCCCGGGCGCGGGCGCTGCGGCGGGTGGAGTACGAGGCCGGGGCGTTCCGGGTCGAGGGGTACGCGGCGCTGCCCAGCCTGACGGAGAGCAGCCGCGCGCACCAGACGGTGGCGGTGAACGGGCGTTGGGTGCGGGGAGAGAACCTACACCGGGGGCTCGACGACGCCTACCGGGCCACGGTACCCGCCGGGCGCTACCCGCCGGTGGCGCTGCGAATCTCGGTGGACCCCCGCAGGGTGGACGTGAACGTCCACCCGACCAAGCAGCTGGTGCGCTTCTCCGACGAGCGGGCCGCCCGGGAAGCGGTCGCCGCCGCGGTGCGCTCGGCGATAGAGTGGCGTCCTCCCTCTCCGGCCTCCGCCCCGCCCCGCCCGGTCGTCCGGGGCTTCGTCCAGGAGCGGCTCTCCCCGCCGCAGCGGGTGGCCGAGAGCCGCCCGGCCTACGCAGCGCCGCCCCCGCGGGATCTGCGGGCGGTGCGCGAGGAGATCTCCCGGGCCTCACGGCCCCTGCCGGAGCCTCCACCGGCCGCGCCGGAGGAGCTGCCGGGGCGCGGGGCGCTGCCGGACCTGAACGAGCTGCGGGTGATCGGTCAACTCGGCGCGGGCTACATCCTTCTTGAGGACCCGGAGGCCCTGTGGATCGTGGACCAGCACGTGGCCCACGAGCGGGCCATCCTGGACAGGCTGCGCGACGCCGGGAGCCCGGCCCCGGTGCAGAGCCTGCTGGTCCCGGAGGTGGTGGAGCTCTCCCCGGCGGAGGCGGAACTGGCCGCGGAGAGCCTGGAGGAACTCGCGGTCTACGGCTTCGAGGCCGAGCCCTTCGGCCCCCGCTCGGTGCGGATCACGGCCGCCCTCTCCACGCTGGCGGAGGGCGGGGACGTCGCCGGGGCCTTCAAGGACGCGCTCGCGGCCATCTCCGGCACGGAGCCCGGACACCGGCGGGAGGACCGCATCCTGGCCACCATCGCCTGCCATTCGGCGGTGAAGATGGGAGAGAGGCTCTCTCTGCAGGAGATGGAGTCGCTGGTGAGCGACTGGCTCACGAGCCGCCTGCCCGCGACCTGCCCGCACGGCCGCTCCATCTGCTACCGGATGTCGCTGGCCGAGATCGGGCGCAAGATGGACCGCCGCTAG